In a single window of the Streptomyces sp. NBC_00094 genome:
- a CDS encoding transposase family protein codes for MRGVLRAEPLWVETFTGLRMRQFERLVKVVRERGGNGPGGGRPWCLPLADRVLLVAVYYRTNLTMRQLAPLFGVSPATVCRVIQRLRPLLAIEPAARPGDAIERLWIVDGTLVPVRDRKVGASSRNYRFSANVQVIIDADTKLVVAAARPVPGNTADARAWRDSGLAQHCEGVTVLADGAYINTGLVVPHRKRPGRALLPGEEEDNAEHRKVRARVEHAFARMKHYKILRDCRQRGNGLHHAVQAVAHMHNLALAA; via the coding sequence ATGCGTGGGGTGTTGAGGGCTGAGCCGTTGTGGGTGGAGACGTTCACGGGCCTGCGGATGCGGCAGTTCGAGCGACTGGTGAAGGTCGTCCGGGAACGGGGTGGGAACGGTCCCGGTGGCGGCCGTCCCTGGTGTCTGCCGCTGGCTGACCGGGTGCTGCTGGTGGCCGTGTACTACCGCACGAACCTCACCATGCGGCAGCTCGCGCCGCTGTTCGGCGTCTCGCCCGCGACGGTGTGCCGGGTCATCCAGCGGCTGCGGCCGCTACTCGCGATCGAGCCGGCCGCCCGTCCGGGCGACGCGATAGAACGGTTGTGGATCGTGGACGGCACCCTCGTCCCGGTCCGCGACCGGAAGGTCGGGGCATCTTCACGCAACTACCGGTTCTCGGCGAACGTGCAGGTCATCATCGACGCGGACACGAAACTCGTGGTCGCGGCGGCCCGGCCGGTGCCCGGCAACACCGCTGACGCAAGGGCCTGGCGGGACTCCGGCCTGGCCCAGCACTGCGAAGGCGTGACCGTGCTGGCCGACGGCGCCTACATCAACACCGGACTCGTCGTCCCACACCGCAAACGCCCCGGACGAGCCCTCCTGCCCGGCGAGGAGGAGGACAACGCCGAACACCGCAAAGTCCGGGCCCGCGTCGAGCACGCCTTCGCCCGGATGAAGCACTACAAGATCCTCCGCGACTGCCGCCAACGCGGCAACGGCCTCCACCACGCGGTCCAAGCCGTCGCCCACATGCACAACCTCGCCCTCGCCGCATGA
- a CDS encoding lipase has translation MNISTSTSSRNKTRYHGSRRVQVAAVCCGLLLSAPTAVATAATAATAATPPAAQAQAQTPHQERGRGTLVSAEKLYTLATPQAVAAELGAAGFEDDTVRHGVVAYRLIYRTVDAYGRPTTASGLLVLPLGSEGRLRAVSFAHGTGSHKDDSPSMRRAAFVSAPAIAHAAAGAAGVAPDYLGMGKGPGLHPWMDIVSETTASLDMLRAARAFAPRTGHVLEREVMVTGFSQGASAALGLGRALQAGEDRWFRLGALAPVSGAYDFGGAELPALLEGRLEPKSSVLYAAYTLVAFNRLHHIYDSPGEVFRAPYAGTVEALFDGAHTGEQLMRGTPGALDELLTGHGREVLAHPTGPLAEALRATDAVCTDWAPRVPVRLYMATGDEQAVTDNTEHCQAALLRNGVDAPVVDLGEVGHHGSRHLGSNVAATSSIVRWFGELRQG, from the coding sequence GTGAACATCTCCACCTCGACGTCGTCGCGCAACAAGACCCGGTACCACGGCAGTCGCCGGGTGCAGGTGGCAGCCGTCTGCTGCGGCCTGCTGCTGAGCGCACCGACCGCCGTCGCCACGGCCGCCACCGCCGCCACCGCCGCCACTCCGCCCGCCGCCCAGGCCCAGGCCCAGACGCCGCACCAGGAGCGTGGCCGAGGCACGCTGGTGTCCGCCGAGAAGCTGTACACGCTCGCGACCCCGCAGGCCGTGGCCGCCGAACTGGGCGCGGCCGGGTTCGAGGACGACACCGTTCGGCACGGCGTGGTCGCGTACCGGCTGATCTACCGGACCGTTGACGCGTACGGACGACCCACCACGGCAAGCGGGTTGCTCGTGCTGCCGCTCGGCAGCGAGGGACGGCTGCGTGCGGTCTCCTTCGCACACGGCACCGGCAGTCACAAGGACGATTCCCCGTCCATGCGGCGTGCCGCGTTCGTGTCCGCGCCGGCGATCGCGCATGCGGCGGCCGGCGCAGCGGGGGTCGCGCCCGACTATCTGGGGATGGGCAAGGGACCCGGTCTGCACCCCTGGATGGACATCGTCTCCGAGACCACGGCGTCCCTGGACATGCTGAGGGCGGCCCGCGCCTTCGCTCCCCGCACCGGACATGTGCTGGAGCGCGAGGTCATGGTCACCGGCTTCTCTCAGGGCGCCTCGGCGGCGCTGGGGCTCGGCCGGGCTCTGCAAGCAGGTGAGGACCGCTGGTTCAGACTGGGCGCGCTGGCACCGGTCAGCGGCGCGTACGACTTCGGTGGCGCCGAGTTGCCCGCGCTGCTCGAGGGCAGGCTGGAACCCAAGTCCAGTGTGCTGTACGCGGCGTACACCCTGGTCGCGTTCAACCGGCTCCACCACATCTACGACAGTCCCGGCGAGGTGTTCCGGGCCCCCTATGCCGGCACCGTCGAGGCACTCTTCGACGGCGCCCACACAGGGGAGCAGCTGATGCGGGGCACCCCGGGCGCTCTGGACGAGCTGCTGACCGGGCACGGCCGCGAGGTGCTCGCGCATCCGACGGGGCCGCTGGCGGAGGCGCTGCGCGCGACCGACGCCGTGTGCACCGACTGGGCACCCCGTGTCCCGGTGCGGCTCTACATGGCTACCGGGGACGAGCAGGCCGTCACCGACAACACCGAGCACTGCCAGGCGGCTCTGCTCAGGAACGGCGTGGACGCCCCGGTCGTCGATCTGGGCGAGGTCGGCCACCACGGATCGCGTCACCTGGGGTCCAATGTGGCGGCCACGTCGTCGATCGTGCGCTGGTTCGGCGAGTTGCGGCAGGGATGA